A genomic segment from Glycine soja cultivar W05 chromosome 20, ASM419377v2, whole genome shotgun sequence encodes:
- the LOC114402833 gene encoding uncharacterized protein LOC114402833 isoform X1, producing MASGSSSALNSNSKVAEGIWKAAASLRCRKLLWRACREGLPVRSLLLQKGIIKDDDTCPCCGTCKETTTHALLLCEGVKPFWLGSPLGLRVDSWHNVANITMLQWVDQCVDVLDKRGMGMLCAMVWGLWNKRNAWVLKKKKLDFAQVMAKALSVFVTDEWVPPLDSKIKANFAASVIEDVGTGLGVVFRNSKGEPMASGTYFMADECYDSEIADTLCYKWAIEKAEELWFPEVIFETDCQQLYTQWNILTQGNNNTSDYTSYLNEILDECINMMQGTESSLTLVVHNANKVAQCLAAVAYDYGERIWVEDVPNEASECLQSDAAEIANVSSNQ from the exons ATGGCAAGTGGTAGTTCAAGTGCGTTGAACTCAAATTCAAAGGTGGCGGAGGGTATATGGAAAGCAGCGGCATCACTAAGGTGCAGGAAACTATTGTGGCGTGCGTGCAGGGAAGGATTACCCGTGAGATCTTTGTTGTTACAAAAGGGCATCATCAAAGACGATGACACGTGTCCATGTTGTGGCACGTGCAAGGAAACAACCACACACGCTTTGTTGCTATGTGAAGGGGTTAAGCCCTTTTGGTTAGGGTCTCCATTGGGGCTTAGAGTGGACTCCTGGCACAATGTGGCCAATATCACCATGTTACAATGGGTTGATCAGTGTGTGGATGTTTTGGACAAGAGAGGAATGGGCATGTTATGTGCCATGGTGTGGGGTTTGTGGAACAAACGCAATGCTTGGGttctaaaaaagaagaaattggaTTTCGCACAGGTTATGGCCAAGGCCTTGTCTGTCTTTGTTACTGATGAGTGGGTCCCACCTTTGGATTCCAAAATTAAGGCCAACTTTGCTGCTTCTGTGATAGAGGATGTTGGGACCGGATTGGGAGTGGTTTTTAGAAACTCTAAAGGTGAACCTATGGCATCAG GTACATATTTTATGGCAGATGAATGTTATGATTCCGAAATTGCTGATACACTCTGCTACAAGTGGGCTATTGAGAAAGCAGAGGAGCTCTGGTTTCCTGAAGTTATTTTCGAAACCGATTGCCAACAGTTGTACACTCAGTGGAACATATTAACACAAGGAaacaacaacactagtgatTACACTTCCTACCTGAATGAAATTCTAGATGAGTGCATAAACATGATGCAGGGCACAGAATCATCTCTGACATTGGTGGTTCACAATGCCAATAAAGTGGCACAGTGTTTAGCAGCAGTGGCTTATGATTATGGTGAGAGAATTTGGGTTGAGGATGTGCCTAATGAGGCATCAGAATGCTTGCAATCTGATGCTGCAGAAATAGCCAATGTTTCTTCCAATCAATAA
- the LOC114402833 gene encoding uncharacterized protein LOC114402833 isoform X2 — protein sequence MASGSSSALNSNSKVAEGIWKAAASLRCRKLLWRACREGLPVRSLLLQKGIIKDDDTCPCCGTCKETTTHALLLCEGVKPFWLGSPLGLRVDSWHNVANITMLQWVDQCVDVLDKRGMGMLCAMVWGLWNKRNAWVLKKKKLDFAQVMAKALSVFVTDEWVPPLDSKIKANFAASVIEDVGTGLGVVFRNSKGEPMASDECYDSEIADTLCYKWAIEKAEELWFPEVIFETDCQQLYTQWNILTQGNNNTSDYTSYLNEILDECINMMQGTESSLTLVVHNANKVAQCLAAVAYDYGERIWVEDVPNEASECLQSDAAEIANVSSNQ from the exons ATGGCAAGTGGTAGTTCAAGTGCGTTGAACTCAAATTCAAAGGTGGCGGAGGGTATATGGAAAGCAGCGGCATCACTAAGGTGCAGGAAACTATTGTGGCGTGCGTGCAGGGAAGGATTACCCGTGAGATCTTTGTTGTTACAAAAGGGCATCATCAAAGACGATGACACGTGTCCATGTTGTGGCACGTGCAAGGAAACAACCACACACGCTTTGTTGCTATGTGAAGGGGTTAAGCCCTTTTGGTTAGGGTCTCCATTGGGGCTTAGAGTGGACTCCTGGCACAATGTGGCCAATATCACCATGTTACAATGGGTTGATCAGTGTGTGGATGTTTTGGACAAGAGAGGAATGGGCATGTTATGTGCCATGGTGTGGGGTTTGTGGAACAAACGCAATGCTTGGGttctaaaaaagaagaaattggaTTTCGCACAGGTTATGGCCAAGGCCTTGTCTGTCTTTGTTACTGATGAGTGGGTCCCACCTTTGGATTCCAAAATTAAGGCCAACTTTGCTGCTTCTGTGATAGAGGATGTTGGGACCGGATTGGGAGTGGTTTTTAGAAACTCTAAAGGTGAACCTATGGCATCAG ATGAATGTTATGATTCCGAAATTGCTGATACACTCTGCTACAAGTGGGCTATTGAGAAAGCAGAGGAGCTCTGGTTTCCTGAAGTTATTTTCGAAACCGATTGCCAACAGTTGTACACTCAGTGGAACATATTAACACAAGGAaacaacaacactagtgatTACACTTCCTACCTGAATGAAATTCTAGATGAGTGCATAAACATGATGCAGGGCACAGAATCATCTCTGACATTGGTGGTTCACAATGCCAATAAAGTGGCACAGTGTTTAGCAGCAGTGGCTTATGATTATGGTGAGAGAATTTGGGTTGAGGATGTGCCTAATGAGGCATCAGAATGCTTGCAATCTGATGCTGCAGAAATAGCCAATGTTTCTTCCAATCAATAA